Part of the Quercus robur chromosome 5, dhQueRobu3.1, whole genome shotgun sequence genome, cgttaggaaattgaaaaataaaatcttgaatATCAATCTAATGTACTCAACAATTGTGTTCTAAAAACTTAGAAAATGGTATTGGGTAATTTActttaaattactatttttactTTCTTAAATTATGAATCTGTGTTGCTCACACTTCAGATTTAGTTTCTAGATGTTcacaatagaaaaaaatatatatattagtaaaacTTTCGTTAAAGCACCTTTGGGCGATGGCCGATCTCTCACTTGACTTGAAGATAAAGAGCCACTGTCATCTCatctaaaaatatatgaagTCATTGGTTTTACAAGTTGTTCACACTTCATATTttgtttcatataaaaatataaaacaatctATTTTCtacaagaacaacaacaaaaaaatcccGCACCTCgtaaccaacaaaaaaaaaaaaaaaaaaaaaaaaaaaaaaaaaaaaaaaaaaaaaaaaaaaacttcattccTTTGAAAGGCAATGCATCTCATGAAAGATTGATGCAATATTTGGAAAAGATGCTAATCTGAAGGGATATTGATAGAATACAACCCCTCATCCGACAATCAGGCTTCCCTAAGCGATGGTAAATTCTAGTCCAGCAACCAGCGAACTTGATCCAAAGGTAAAAAGAtatgatggatttttttttttttttttttatgctcaaAATAGCCAAGTAATTGACCTATTCagggtctatttggattgaacttattgttgctgaaattgaaaattgaaaactgaaaacactgtagcaaaataatttttaaatgtgtgaatagtgccgtgggacccatttttaatattttttaatgtataaacaGTGCTGCTACAGTGATGAACAGTACGTAAACAGTAACGGAACAATGCGTGGACAGTAAAATTTGTCTCATGAACAATAAATTTTGCTCCCttaaacgcgtgaaaaaaaaataaaaaataaaaaataaaaaaaaaagtgacgcGGGATTCAGCgttttattattaattgtcCAAGAGTCATGTTTTGTATTTATCactttatctcattttttattcattttcatatatagataaattaatACGATGCATTTTTTATGctcaaaatagtaaattatcACCTTTGTCatttaatgttatatatataatttgaatttacatATTAAAGATATTTCAactctataataataatttcttattaACTCTTATGTTTATACATAACtataattaatgtttattggATTAGTATGAGACTATGTTTAATCATTTTAAACACATTTGAAATAGATAATTAGAGAGCATAGTTATAGCTTTTATGGTAAATCGTGATAGAATTTACATTCTAATAAATAACAACTAGTTATAAACTGTTTATGAATCTCTATTGTTATAACTATtgacttatatataaaaaatattaggttatatttggtaacagtttttgttttctattttcaaaaacttgtttttgggaatataaagagaaaaacaattttcttatatttttgaaacaaaaaacatgtttggttagttgaaatttaaaaaaaaaaaaatagttttttgaaaaaaatagaaaatagtaaaatattttgttactaagatttgaactttaatgctaactcattaaatgaaacagattcattaaattaaatgtgtattttcattaacttttgaaaattagaaactgaaaacaacatgtggggccagagaacttatgacccggcccactttccattaggaccCAAGACCCGTGCCAAGGAGAGTAGTTGCCAAGAACAAGTGgtgaaagaccaaatagcctagagatgcagccgaggatgatcctatcctcggcatcccaagacttcaaagggaagagcgaCATGTCGTCAAAGGCTACCTCCAAAGCGCCCCCGAaagaaaaggcgagtagaatgggactcaCATGGGGGTACGGAGTGGGGGTGGTTCAAGGTaaagacgtcacctccgcattgaatgcgcccacaaacgtcctagccatattaatgggaaaagacttctgaacagtgtggcttcgGTTATTACAACTCACAGAGAGTGgggggaggcggctgatgggacaggtactcgagtaggtacctgcctgatcaacagatggagggttAGGATCAACCGAGAAGGGCTGTATAATGTGAAGGCTTATGCGCCAAAGAGGGAGGCCGAAAACCAGAGACCCAAAATAGGGAAAAGAAGAATATGAACATTAAGCTTTATGGGCAAGATCCACGGACAACCATAGCTCGTCTCTGCGTGTCCACCATGAGTACCATGATTAACTGCCGTccagtgaccaaggcctagcctttcaagcccacgctctacaaattttattgtttgtgcccttaacgtgcgaacccaacatcattttggggGCCGTTACAAattttgagtccttacaattggcgccgtctgtgggaaaggcttgtgcgttggcacaggcggtggaTCGAGAAAGTCCCTCCATCACTTCCAGCAGCCTGTTGTTGTGCCCTAACATAAAGTTCCAGaaggggctacgcttcgaagcgtCAGTAGCGCGGacggttctaggggcttccaacgtCAGATCGACGTCCCacaccttggccgaggggctaatccccccaaacttaaagaaaattctaagttttggacagaaccaaggtattgcatggttctcggactcaaacctaaggggaaaccaactacttaaggaaaattctaagttttggacagaaccaaggtattgcatggtccttggactcaaacctatgggaaaccaactacttaaggaaaattctaagttttggacagaaccaagttattgcatggtcctcggactcaaacctatggggaaaccaactacttaaaagaaatctaagttttggatagaaccaaggtattgcatggtcctcggactcaaacctatgggaaaaccaactacttaaggaaaattctaagttttggacaaaaccaaggtattgcatggtcctcggactcaaacctatggggaaaccaactacttaaggaaaattctaagttttggacaaaaccaaggtattgcatggtcctcggactcaaacctatggggaaaccaactacttaaaagaaatctaagttttggacaaaaccaaggtattgcatggtcctcggactcaaacctatggggaaaccaacaacttaaggaaaactctaagttttggacagaaccaaggtattgcatggtcctcggactcaaacctatggggaaaccaactacttaaaagaaatctaagttttggacagaaccaaggtattgcatggtcctcggactcaaacctatgaggaaaccaaatacttaaaagaaatctaagttttggatagaaccaaggtattgcatggtcctcggactcaaacctataaggaaaccaactacttaaaaaaaatctaagttttggacagaaccaaggtattgcatgatcctcggactcaaacctatgggaaaccaactacttaaggaaaattctaagttttggacagaaccaagatattgcatggtcctcggactcaaacctatgaggaaaccaactacttaaaagaaatctaagttttggacagaaccaaggtattgcatggtcctcggactcaaacctatgaggaaaccaactacttaaagaaaattctaagttttggacaaaatcaaggtattgcatggtcctcggactcgaacctatgggaaaaccaactatttaaagaaaattctaagttttggacagaaccaaggtattgcatggtcctcggactcaaacctatggggaaaccaactacttaaaggaaatctaGATGCCAAGCTCGGCCTAACAATACACATGACATCTCGGATGGTGCTTATATCTCCCCAGAAGTATGTTCAGACACAAGTTCAACGCCCTATGGGCTCGGGTAAGTTAGAATTCCGGGATATGATCccaaatatatcatatgcaCAACCATTCATACGTGTTAAGATAACTAGTTCAAAAATCAGGAGATCCGCAACAATAGTAAGTATTAGCAAGGGCAACtaacatgtaatttaaaggaaaaaggaagaaaagaatttcatatatgtGGTCAATAAGTTCAACTGCAAGCAAACtataaagttttcaaaacaaaagggaaactagttaaataattaaattagaaacaaatacaaaggtTGGCCAGGGCTTTTTACTTCTTCGATTTCGTTTGGGCCACATCCTAGGAAGGCTGATCGGGATTAGCCTCGGAGCCCTGGGAAACATCCTCTTCTTGGGAAGGCTTGGCAGGATCAGCCTCGGTGCCCTGGGGGACATCAGTAAGGGGAATGGCCTGAAGGGGCTGAACAAAGATGGCTGGCTTCTCGGCATAGGAGATCTAGGCACTGACTGTAGACGGGGCGACCTTCTGAGGCATCTCAGGATTCAGACCTCCAGGTGCTTCTGTCGCAGCATGAGGCTCTCCTCCTTCAGTTGACTCGCCAGGAGGGACGATGATTTGTGAAGCTTCTGACTGAGCAGCCCCTGCCTTGTGTGGATCGCTCATAGCCTCGGAGCTGGCGGAGGCGGTCTCACGGATGGCGGGAGGATAAAATATGTTCTCCGCCTTCCACAAGTCAGACGAAACTTCCACCCCAGCTCGTTTTAaggcctcttcccaaacctgggagcagtatAGCCTGCATACTCCAGGAATTTGAGCTTTAAGGGAGGCCTGGGTTTCAGCCATCCCCGCCTCGTAACCCTCCTCCTCGGCCTTGTCCCTAGCCATTTCGGCCTTAGTTCTGGCAAACTCAACCTCCTGCTTGGCCCTCATGGCTTCGTCCTTGGCAAATTTCGCCACGCCCTTAGCCTTATTTGCCTCGATCAGTTGCTTTTTCAAATCGCTGATCTGCACCTTAGCAATCTACAATTGATCCTCGGCAGCAAGTAGGCGCTTTGTCTGTTCCTCAGCCTGTTTTTAGGCACCAGTTAAACCTGCCAAGGCACTATCCCTGTCTCGGGCAGCCTCCCTTAAGTCCTCCCTAGCCTTCGTGAGGTCAGCCTTGGAAGCTTTGAGGGTCCGCGCAGCATCTATGTGTTTGGTGCGTTCAACCTCGATGGCCTTACTCTGCCCCTTAACTTCTTCCTTCATCCTATAGATGGCCTAGATAGCCTGCCAATTGAGACAAGTAAATTGTGAATGAAAATCTGGGAGCAAGGATTGATAGAGCCTTAGGTTTCAAGAGTCTTACCATACTCAGGTACCTCTTCGCGCTAAGGAAAACCTCATGTATCCTCATATTCTTCAACTCCTCCACATCAGTAGGAAGCAGCATGATCCTCCCTAACGCGTCGGCCACATAACCGCCGTCGCCGTCTCCAAGGTCCCTCATGGACGCGTTCTCCAACAATGGCTCCCCGTGGAGCATTAGGGCGAGAAACCAAGCACTCGGCGCGGATTGGGCTTCGATCCCTTTCCCCTTACTTTGGGCGGATTGGGCTTCGATCCCTTTCCCCTTACTTTGGTGCCCAATCTTTAACTGTTTTGGAGCTCACAGGACTTCATCCCCCTCCTGAAAGGATTGGGATTTTCCCCCATCCACGGGTTCCTTCCCCTTGgggctcctctttctctttgagtcATCGGGCTCCGGCCGAAGAGGCAGAGCTGATTGAGGaggagcaggaagtttggggcGGGGAGATTGTGGTTGCGACTTAGTAGATGAGGACCTAGTCTGGACAGGTTGAGGCTGAGACGGGGGAGTTGGAACACTGGATTGCGGTTTTTCCTGTGCACCCTTCCCCGGTTGACCTTCAATGAGGTCGAATAGGCTGGTCGGGGGCTTTCTCTTGAGACCCATCTTGGCTCGAGAGGATATTCCCGCTGACAACAGTTCCGCTTCGGACAAGTCTGGGTCACCTAgatcaccagaaggatcctcaGACGGGTCGACTTGGTCAAATGCCCCAAAACCCTCCTCGAACAGACCCAAATTACCTTCGTCTTTCGCTGCCTAATAAGACGACGAAAAGCCCACCAATGGGATGCCCTCTGGGATAAGAGATCCTTCGGAGATCAAACACCCTTGTTCGACTACGGTAATTTTCAGAAGCCGAGGACGGTTAGCGCTGATCACGTGCTTTGGgtcggcaaatgacttctgaaGGGGAGCgtaccctaagattttgtgagcggctctAACTTGACCATCCTCGTCATTTACAAAAACTGCCACTTGAAGAACAGTTTCCAAATTGACCCGGTTAACCAGATGAAAATGTTGGTGAAAGGCGTTTGGATCTGCAAAAAGAAGCATGTACATGGTTAGTAATCGAACCACACCAAATTAAAATGGCGTAAAGGATTGACACCCGTTTGCTCTCTATACCCCACCTAGTTCACCCTCCACCATCGGGCATGGAAGGCGATCATGCCATTCCCCGGATACGATAAGAAAATCCTTATTCAACCCCTTGTTGGAGTTGGGGAGGCACTGGATTAGCCGAACCCTAtcgtctctcgtcttcatgtagtaggatttgcccttcaaattttggagattgtaGCACCAATTTACGTTACAATGGGTTAGTCTTAGCCCCATTTTTTCGTTTAaggcatccacacaacccagaatcctaaacatattggcAGCGCACTGGGTGGGAGCTAATTGGAAATGCCTAAGGTAACTCTTCATTACCGAtcccatggggattctcatacccccctctacGAAGGCGAGAATGGGAATTACCACCTCGCCCGTCCTTCTCAAAAGATGTCACTCCCCCATCTTACAGTGCCTCAAACTCATGTTGGGGGGAATCCTATAATCGGCgatgaacttttccatcgcCTTTTCAGTATCAACCAATTTTCTCAATCTCAACTTAACCCTCTCTAAGAGTTACTAAACAAACTCAGTGGATGACGGGAGAAGGAGAGGAACAAGAggaaaataaacccagaaaataaaaagcacgagttagtgaaggcagagaacttacagaaaagaggaaaagtgcctcggacaggctttttgtgctggagaaagacttgaatttggatgaaaatttggatgaaaatttgGATGAACCCAGGATATAtgcgctagaactcttaagtgcaaaagtgaagagacaaatcaattccaaaaatcatttatatCTCCCAGCGAAAGTAACTGCAcgaattttcccgcccataaaggtaAGGAAATCTCCACCGTTAGATCACCATCGCGCCGTTGAACGTGGGAATCACAGAGCTGCCCGCATTTAATGAGGACACGTTTCACCTTCCAAAGGCTCCAAgaacgtgtctcgggcagaCGAAGAGTCTCGGGAACCGATAGGTGACAAGGATTAACAAGCTTTAACAGAGgcctgatgtcatcaaaaccctcttATCCGGTCGAGGATCCAGACAacagaattttgaggggctattgtggggccaaagaacTTATGACTCgacccactttccattaggacccagggcccgtgccgaggagagtagttACCGAAGACAAGTGGTAaaagaccaaatagcctagagatgCAGCTGAGGAtgatcctgtcctcggcatcccaagacttcaaagggaagagtgACATGTCGTCAAAGGCCGCCTCCAAAGCGCCTCCGgaagaagaggcgagtagaatgaGACTCACATGGGGGTACGGAGTGGGGGTGGTTCAAGGTaaagacgtcacctccgcat contains:
- the LOC126728460 gene encoding uncharacterized protein LOC126728460; translated protein: MEKFIADYRIPPNMSLRHYPNAFHQHFHLVNRVNLETVLQVAVFVNDEDGQAAKDEGNLGLFEEGFGAFDQVDPSEDPSGDLGDPDLSEAELLSAGISSRAKMGLKRKPPTSLFDLIEGQPGKGAQEKPQSSVPTPPSQPQPVQTRSSSTKSQPQSPRPKLPAPPQSALPLRPEPDDSKRKRSPKGKEPVDGGKSQSFQEGDEVL